GACTTGCGTCTGATCATCAGCATCTCCAAATCGGTGATCGACCTGGAGCGCATCGGTGACGAAGCGACCAAGATCGCCCGTCGCGCCATTCAGTTGTGCGAAGAAGGCGAAGCGCCACGCGGTTACGTCGAGGTGCGTCACATCGGCGACCAAGTGCGCAACATGGTGCGCGATGCCCTGGACGCGTTCGCCCGTTTCGACGCCGACCTGGCGTTGTCGGTGGCGCAGTACGACAAGATCATCGACCGCGAATACAAGACCGCCCTGCGCGAGCTGGCAACCTACATGATGGAAGACCCACGCTCTATCTCGCGGGTCTTGAGCATCATCTGGGTGCTGCGTTCGCTGGAGCGTATCGGCGACCACGCGCGCAACATTTCCGAGCTGGTGATTTACCTGGTGCGCGGTACCGACGTGCGTCACCTGGGCCTCAAGCGCATGAAAGAAGAAGTTGAAGGAACAAGCGGCGAAACCGCTAATGTTCCGGGCAAAGCTGACGATAAGTAAGGTTGCCCCTGGACGCGCCCGGCCCTATGGCCGGGCGTTTTCATTTGTGGCTCTCGAATTCGAAAAGCAGCACCCGCGAACGAAAAGTCCCGGCGTGACTGAAGGTTTTTTGGCAAAGTGCTATCAGTAAAGCGGTATGCTGGCCGGGATTTTTTAAAGGGGTGTTGGATGAGTAAGGTCAGTGTATTGGTCGTGGACGACGCCTCGTTCATTCGTGACCTGGTGAAAAAATGCCTGCGCAATTATTTTCCGGGCATGCGCATCGAAGATGCGGTCAACGGCAGAAAGGCTCAGGCCCTGCTGGCTCGGGAAGCGTTCGACCTGGTGCTGTGCGATTGGGAAATGCCGGAAATGTCGGGTCTGGAACTGCTGACCTGGTGCCGTGAGCAGGAAAGCCTCAAAGGCATGCCTTTCGTCATGGTGACCAGTCGTGGCGACAAGGAGAACGTGGTTCAGGCGATCCAGGCGGGTGTGTCTGGCTACGTCAGCAAGCCGTTCACCAACGAGCAACTGATCACCAAGGTCAAGCAGGCGCTGCACAAGGTCGGCAAGCTCGATGCCTTGATCAACACCGCCAGCACCAAAACCGTCTCGGCGTACGCCAATGATTCGCTGAATGCGTTGACCGGTGGCAAGGCGCCCGTGGCGACGCCGACTGTCGCTGCCCCCGCAGCGCCTGCGGCCGCGGCCCCATCGCGCGGTGGCTTGCTCAACAGCCCGCCGGTCAAGGCGCCTGTCGCCGCTGCGGCAGCCGGGGGAGGGCGTGGTCAAGGGCAACTGCGCTTGCCGAACGGCATCCAGCAATGCGTGATCAAGGCCTTGAGCCTCAAGGAGGCGTTGCTGGTGGTCAAGCGTGCCGAGAGCCTGCCGCAAGTGCTCGACAGCGCGGTGCTTGACCTGGAGCAGGGCGAGAGTGCTGAGACGGCACGTCTGAACGGTTATCTGCATGCGATCGTCGCCCATGAGCAGAAGCCTGACAGCGAATGGCTGCAGCTGACCTTCCGCTTTGTCGATCAGGATGCGCAGAAGCTTGATTACATTTCGCGATTGATTGCGCGGGGTACTGCGCAGAAGCACTTCATTCCAGGAGCGTGATTTTCGTCGCCTGTTGGTCCGTCATCGCGAGCAGGCTCGCTCCCACAGTTGAAATGCATTCCAATGTGGGAGCGAGCCTGCTCGCGAAGGGGCCATTACATACACCACACATCACTCTGACCCACCCCTCCTGAAACATCTGCCGACTACGCCGGTCAATTCCGACTGCTAGGCTCACTCCCAGGCCTTACTCGACAGACTTCTGCCCATGCTCGCGCGCCTGTTTTTTCTCTGTGGTCTTATCGTGGCCTCCACCCCGACTGTGGCCATGACGATCTACACCTCAAAAGACGCCAATGGCGTGGTCTCCTACAGTGATCGTCCCACCAAGGGCGCGAAGGTCTTCGTTTTTCGCGATCAGATGGTCGAACACCTGGAGCGTCAGGTTTACCTCGATATCAAGAAGCTCAAGGGCATGGACAGCGTGTTCGTGCGCAATGACCTGTATGCGCCGGTAGAAATCGAGTTGAGTTTCGCCGGCCTGAACAATGTCAGCGGCGGGCCGAGTCGACCGATTCGCAGGGTGATGCCGGCACGCAGCAGCATTCGCCTGGCGCTGCTCAAGGCGACGCGGCCCGGGAAGCCGCTGACATACACCCCAAGCTTCCAGTACTTCCTAGGGGACCCGTCAGGGGCTGCCATGGCCTATCAATACCCGTTCCCCTGGCGTGGCGGACCCTTTCGCCTGAGTCAGGGCGCCAACGGCCAATACAGCCACTACGGGCCGAAGAACCGCTACGCCATGGACATCGCCATGCCCGAAGGCACGCCGATCATCGCCGCAAGGGGCGGGGTGGTGGTGAAAACCGAAAACGGCCAGACCGGGCGCGGCTCCGACCCCTCAGGCAATTTCGTGCGGGTGCTGCACGATGACGGCACCATGGGTGTGTACCTGCACCTGAAAAAAGGTTCGGTGTGCGTTCGCGAGGGGCAGCGGGTGGCGGTGGGCAGTGCTTTGGCGCTGTCCGGCAATACCGGCAACAGCAGCGGGCCGCATCTGCACTTCGTGGTGCAGCGCAATACGGGGATGGGGTTGGTGTCGATACCGTACCGGTTCAAACAGCCGGTGGGGGCGTTGCCCAACTTTGCGTTGGGCAAGCCGTAGGAGCAAAGTTTGCTCGCGATAGCGGTGTGTCAGTTACTCCAATATCGGATGTTCCGCCATCATCGCGAGCAAGCTTTGCTCCTACAGGTAGTGCAATTAATCCAGCATCAACACCTTGGCCAGAATGATCTTCGGTCCTTTCATCTTCTTGATGATGATCCGCAAACCCTCGACTTCCAGCACCTCTTCTTCTTCCGGCACCCGCTTGAGGCTCTCGTAGACCAGCCCGGCGAGTGTTTCGGCTTCGACGTGATCCAGGTCGATTCCCAGCAGGCGCTCGACCTTGAACAGCGGTGTGTCGCCACGTACCAGCAACTTGCCCGGCTGGTAGGCGAGGATG
This genomic interval from Pseudomonas putida contains the following:
- a CDS encoding peptidoglycan DD-metalloendopeptidase family protein is translated as MLARLFFLCGLIVASTPTVAMTIYTSKDANGVVSYSDRPTKGAKVFVFRDQMVEHLERQVYLDIKKLKGMDSVFVRNDLYAPVEIELSFAGLNNVSGGPSRPIRRVMPARSSIRLALLKATRPGKPLTYTPSFQYFLGDPSGAAMAYQYPFPWRGGPFRLSQGANGQYSHYGPKNRYAMDIAMPEGTPIIAARGGVVVKTENGQTGRGSDPSGNFVRVLHDDGTMGVYLHLKKGSVCVREGQRVAVGSALALSGNTGNSSGPHLHFVVQRNTGMGLVSIPYRFKQPVGALPNFALGKP
- the phoU gene encoding phosphate signaling complex protein PhoU is translated as MISKEGLTHHISQQFNAELEEVRSHLLAMGGLVEKQVNDAVTALIEADSGLAQQVREIDDQINQMERNIDEECLRILARRQPAASDLRLIISISKSVIDLERIGDEATKIARRAIQLCEEGEAPRGYVEVRHIGDQVRNMVRDALDAFARFDADLALSVAQYDKIIDREYKTALRELATYMMEDPRSISRVLSIIWVLRSLERIGDHARNISELVIYLVRGTDVRHLGLKRMKEEVEGTSGETANVPGKADDK
- a CDS encoding response regulator, producing the protein MSKVSVLVVDDASFIRDLVKKCLRNYFPGMRIEDAVNGRKAQALLAREAFDLVLCDWEMPEMSGLELLTWCREQESLKGMPFVMVTSRGDKENVVQAIQAGVSGYVSKPFTNEQLITKVKQALHKVGKLDALINTASTKTVSAYANDSLNALTGGKAPVATPTVAAPAAPAAAAPSRGGLLNSPPVKAPVAAAAAGGGRGQGQLRLPNGIQQCVIKALSLKEALLVVKRAESLPQVLDSAVLDLEQGESAETARLNGYLHAIVAHEQKPDSEWLQLTFRFVDQDAQKLDYISRLIARGTAQKHFIPGA